The genomic stretch CAAAGCAATGCTGTTGAACACTATCATGCTCAAAGAGAACTGGGATGATACTAGCTCAAACCGTACTAACTACATTCTGGCGATGCCATTCAGGTATAGTCTAGTGCATCGCGGCAGCAATCCTTGAGCAGCTCACCCTACTGGCGTGACCCAGCTAAAATGGTGCATTAGTATCGGGGAAAACGGATTTAATAATGAGAACACCCCTATACTGGACGCGATCGCTCTCCAAATATCTGGATGAGTCCACAACCACCCGCCAACAAGAATTTGAGAACACCTTTCTACTGGACGCGATCGCAACTTCATGTTATTGAGGTTGTCACACAATAGTCGGATGTTAGGAGCATGAGGATAGTCAACATCTAATAGATGTTTCACCTCCTCTGCCCAGTCCTCGCTGGTGCGACTATCCCGACAACTTACTCGTCGCCCGCCTCGATTGGGGTCAAAGAACATGAATCTGAAGTTCCCCCATACAGATGTACTGCACCCAGCGTCAAGCCTTATACTGTAATAGTTTTAACGCTCAAGCCCCTCAAAAATCGTACATAAGTAGCACTGGCAAGAATAGCGCGTTGGCGATGCCTGCTGAAGAAGGAACCTATCGCGCTATTCTTCCAATAAACAATCTTATCGGTGAAAACCCTCGCTACATCACAGTGAGGCAGTGCAAGATTTTTTGGCTGGGGGAACTTCAGGTTAATGCATAGGTTTGACCAAAGGTCAATATAATATATTATATTATATTAGTCCTATATTTGCGTATATCATACGCAAACTTATTTTAGTTTTTCCCTCTCCTTGTAAGGAGAGAGTTAACTAGGGACAATTGTGATATCCCATTTAGGCAATGTTTCAGAACGCTGCCAGAAGGGATAGTAATCTTCTAACTCTGTGGGCAGGACTTTGATGCCTTTTTCATAGATGGTTTCGATGTGATGGACAATTGGAGCAATTCCCTTCCAAGTCATATTGGCAGCCCATTGTATGGCAGCTTCTACTGAGTCTAAAATGGCACCATTCCAATAGTTTTCTAGGACGGCCCAACAGCGTTCTATCGGATTGTACTTGCTGTGGTAGGGAGGATAGTAAATCAGGCGAATTTTTACATCAATCTCTTGGGAAAGTTCAACCATTCGTTTGATAAATTGGGTGCGGTCACTGCGAGTTGCTACACCGCCATCAAGATCAATCACCCATTCAGAAATCTCCGGATAATCGGGTTGATTTTGTTTCCACCAAGCAGTTAAACAATCGACGATAAAGTCACTAGTTTCAACAGAGTGACCCATATAAATCGATAATTGTTCGCTGTGGGTGTTGAGAATACCAAAGGGGATTAAGATACCTTGCCACTGGGTATCGTGGTCATCCGCCTTTTTCGGCTTCAAAGTCCGTGCCTTACCACCTCTGGACAGATTGCCAATTTTGACCTTGGCTTTGGTATCAATAGATACTCGCAACGATTTGGGATTTTCATCTGATGCCTGATTCTGTTTAAATACATTATCGAAAATGGCATCGGTTTGAGGCGTTTTTTTTAAAGGTTTTGTTTTTTGGGTTTTTTTAGGCGATACCCCAAGCGGTTGAGAATTTCACCTATTGTCTGCCTAGAGGGCAAGTCGCTCTCAGAGTAACCAACTTCGTTTACTAATGCCTCTCGGACTGCTTTGGCACTGATGCGCGTATATAGAAAGGTCGATTGAAATTTTGGGTCGGCTTGGGCTTCTCTATCTACCAGGGAGTGGATATCCGCTTCTAAGTTAGGCAGCACTTGTTCCGTTTTGTGTCGCCCTCTTGCTTGATAGTTATCTACACAGATAAGTCCGGTTCGCCGTTCATTCAATCCCAGTTGTACGCTATGGCGATTCCAGCCCATAGCGGTTTCCGCTTTGCGGGCTGACCCATCAAAATAATCTTCGGTGACAGACGCGATAAAATCTCGTTTACGGTGACCTGTCAGTTTCTCACTGGCATCTTTAAACGTAGCTAGTACAGTTTGAGCTAGTATCATCCCGGTTCTCTTTGAGCATGATAGTGTTCAACAGCATTGCTTTGAGAAGCCTCCTCTCCTCTACAATGACTGGTATTCTATTTTTCCGCAAGTCCCTAACTACTCTGTCTGAACTCAAAACTTTAGCTTCTAAAGGAAATATAATTCTTTCGTTAGCTGTCAGAATAAATGCAATATCATACTGGGGCGGTTGAGCTTGGGCTGAATACATCGTCTCCAATTCATAGACTTCGTGTTGAACATCATACGGTTCGTATCCTGTCATAGATTTACGAATTCTGCGCTCAAGAAGTTGAGTTATACTCCTTTCCAATTGCACTTCAGCTTGATTGCAGTCAATTTCTGATAAAACTTCTTGTTGAAGTAAATCGTATCCTTGCCAGATAAGTCCTACTAAATTAGTCATGGCATCTCCACCCCAACTATTAGCAACGGCAACAAAATCAGGGGTATCTCGCCATCTTAACTCTGGAATAGTTCGACCTCTCTTAGCCACGCGATGATTCCTCCATGACTTCTGATGTTTTGTCTAATTCTGAACGCCACATCATAATATCGGCGGCGACTTCATCAGCATCTCGTAATGCCATAGAGCGCGTCCAGTAGCGAATTTTATCAGGTTTGATTAAATAAATGGTGGGAACGGTTTGACCATTCAATTGAACAGAATCATATATCCGGGCGACACGTTGATAGAAGATTCCACCATCGTCTTGATTGGCTTTATCCAAGAATAACTTATCCAACCTCTTTAGTTGTTCCAGAAGAGTAGGAGAGTCGATAGGTTCTATCTGTACCACTTCACCACCCGCTCCTTTAAGATGAATTGCAACTAAACGAATAGGTAAGTAAGCTGTGTTATGCTCCTGGAAGATAGTAGCATAGACATTTTTATCTTGACCAAATCCGGCTTTTAAGACTCGCATGAAATACTCGCAATACTCCGTCAAAACTGACTCGGACTTGTTTTGAGTGTCTTGATTAGAGCTACTACGGGTTGTTTGACGTCCAGGCGAATAATTATCTCCTTTAAAATCGGGTAGCGTGTAATTAAAAATATCTTCAATTAAGATCCACTCACTATCTTTAAATGAAAATGCTTCACGAATATACAAATCTACATCCTCAATCGTTTCGATATTATTTAATAATCCTGCTCTAGACTTAGGAATTGGTACGCGCAATAAATCTTTTGGCTTAACTTCCGGAATATAAGAGGCAAAGCGTCCACTTGAAAGAAGTAGATAATAGACAGCAAACTTACTATTGTAACTTACGCAAGCCGCTTCTAAAACTGACAGATTAGTTTCATCAACATGAACGCTGACATAACTTTCAGTGCAAATAATACCTTTTTGGGTCTGTTGATCTAATCTAGCTATTGCCGCGCGAAATCTTTTTGTTTTAGTCTGCCAACTTTGTTTTATCATCAACTGAGGTGATTCAAAAGCCATTGATTTGCTTTTCCTTGGTCGTTCGGCATAAGGATCATTGTTGATATCAAGTTGTTCAGTTTTCAGGAAAAGAAAGGTTTCATCGGGAAATTGTATTAAGATCCGTTTCCCGATGAGTGTTTCATCCCGCTCTTTGCGATTACCTCTAATAATGCCTTGGGTAGACACAACCATCTCATTTTTTTCCATCTCACCAAGACTATTAAGTTTACTTAATCTCCGAACCAGAGCTAGATCACGTCTTCCTCCCCACATTAAGGCTGTCCAAACTAAAGGATTTTCAATGGCTTCTTGTGGATAGATTATATTAATATCTTGGGGTTCTATAACGAGATGATAGTCATCTTGATTAGTGAGAACGGGTTTTGGACAGATGTATATCAATGGTTCACCATCTGGTGACATTACAGACATTGTAATGATGCACGTTGGAGAAATGGCATCTTTGAAAAGTCCGAAACGCAATGCAGATAAATTGACAATCTCTTCAATTTTGAATTGTGAAAACAGTTTTTCTCTAAATTTTTTAGCCGTACCAACTTGATTAAAGATTAAGGCAAGAGCAGGTTGCATCATGGCAATTTGCCCACCCGGTTTAGTCAAAGCAGCAGCTTTTGGCAAAAAGAGAAGACCAATATCTCCGTAAGACGTTTCCCATTGGTTGTCTTTTGCCCAAGACTTTGCCAGTGGGGTCATACTATTCTTTCCCCAAGGAGCATTACCGACAACGAGATCATACTGATCCGCATCTAATTGTGTGCGAAACTCTTCTCTATCTTCTCGGAAGAAATCTGCACAGATTAATTGTCTATCTCTCAATCGGGGAAAACGTACCTCTTGCCAATAATGTCGAGGATCAATCTCGTCACACATCGTTAAGTAGAGACTGAACGAGGCAACTCTTACAGCTTGAGGATTAATATCAATACCAAATAAATTACGCTCCAGTAGAGATTTCAAGATGTTCGATGTTATTTCCGCACCCCCATTAGCTTTCTTCCATCGGTGAATTAGTCGCTGAAATGCTTTGACCAGAAAAATCCCTGAGCCACAAGCCGGATCAAGAATCTTGATATCCCAAACTTCACTATCCCAAGGCAGAACACCATCCAGAATAAAATCAACGATGTGTCCCGGCGTGTAATGAACACCTTTATCAGTCGTATTTTCTCGAACAAATTCTTCATAGATACTGCTGATAAACTCTAAGGGTATGGCATCAAAGGAATACTGTTTCCAGAGACATCTCTGTCCAGTTTCCATTTCTAGCTCACCACTAACAAACTCCGCGAGAAGATCAAGGTGTCGCTGAGTAACCTTTTGTTCCTCTGTTCGCCATTCTGCTTCCCGTTCTGCTTCTGTGGCTCCTTTCCCCGGAAATAAATCTCCATTAAATCTATCGTTAAGCCAGCGAAAAAACCTGTAAGTGTCTCTATGGTTGCTTAATAGTTCAGGTAAACCCCTATATCGAGCTGACAACTCCCCAATTTCATGCAAATGATCTAAAAATTCTGGAGTCAGAGCCGGATGTCCTTGGGAATCTTTCCGGTCAAAAAGAAACTGAATAAAAATAAGCCGAGCTAGTAAGTCATGAATTGTATTATAATCAAGTCGCAGTTTTTTGAGTTGCTGACGAACGCTTTTGAGATTGTTAAGCAGCATCTGGTCAGCGGATTTGCTGCGTTGAAATCGCTTTTGATGGTCTTGGAAAAACTGACCTGACACCAACTCAGCCCAATGGAGACGTAGAGTGTCAGCCGCTTGTTGTGAGAGAGATGATTCTAACTCTCTCCTAGAAATTTCATCAACTGAAGTTAAGGGTTCAGACTCAGTTGGGGGTTCTTCGTAACAGGTCCAAACTCGTAAACGGTCAGGTTCTGTAGTAATTAAAGATGGAGAGCGAGAGAAACTCCATGCCAGTTTGTAGGTTTCTCGAAGCGTCGATTCTGAGATGGGTCTGGGAAAATCACAAACAATGGCAATGGGGGCTTTCGTGTCGTCTCCATGGGGATTTGCCGCCAATACTCCTACTTGTACACCCGCCCCATCTGGAAGAGTCCTGATTGTCCTACCCAATTTTTCCTCAGCCAGCCGTGCATAGATGCTGGCTCCAGCTCCCGTGGGCTGCCAAATTTGGCTGGGATGAGTCCAGTAAAGCTTTTCGTGAGCCAGTTCTAGGAGTCCAGACTGCGACATACTACAGGTTACGCTGCGAACGGTTTAACCTTTGGGTCAATGTTTGCCGCCCAAAGGCTTGTGATCTGCTAAGCTGTCATGCATTTAAATTGGGTATTAGTAGCGAGCAAGATGCAAAGCCTGGGGCATGGCTTCGCTTAACGCACTACAAGGCTTTCGCCATTACTAATATTAAGGTTTAAATGCCGAACAGCTTACTCAGCTACATTATCCTCCTTAATAGACTTACAATAGCAGCAAATGAAAATTAAACGTATTTTAATTTTAAGTTAAAGTAATACATTTAGGGTGATGTGGATGGAATGAGTGTTATCCAAGGGTTCACAAGACGCGAAACGCTAGAATTGACAGGCACGACTTCTAATCGCCTGCAATACCTGGAAAGGTCTGGGCTGGTAATCCCCACCAGAATTGGCAAGTCTCGAAAACCTACTGTCATTTATACTTGGGAACAGGTTTTAGAGATTCGGGCAATCAAACATCTGAGAAAGGAAATCTCGCTTCAGACTGTGAGAAAGATTATCAATTTCTTGGATGAAAGTGGATTCGACGATAGTTTGAGGGACAAAAAGCTAATTGTCATTGATGATCAGGTTTTCTGGGTGCAGCAGGATTGGCAATACTTTCCGAAAAAAATGCCATCGGCGATTAAAGTAGCGGGAAATAATGGTAAAGATGTGGGTCAATATATTTTATTAGTTATCCCTAATTTGTCGGAAATTGTGAATGAGATATGGCAAGCCGCAGCAACGTCACCCATCGTAGATTTTGCCAGTTTTAAGGAAAGGGCTAAAGTTAATTGTACCCATGTCGCTTAACAATTAGACAATGATTTAATTCCTATTGTTTAAATCGCTAATACAACGAGAATATTTCCTCA from Coleofasciculus chthonoplastes PCC 7420 encodes the following:
- a CDS encoding HsdM family class I SAM-dependent methyltransferase — encoded protein: MSQSGLLELAHEKLYWTHPSQIWQPTGAGASIYARLAEEKLGRTIRTLPDGAGVQVGVLAANPHGDDTKAPIAIVCDFPRPISESTLRETYKLAWSFSRSPSLITTEPDRLRVWTCYEEPPTESEPLTSVDEISRRELESSLSQQAADTLRLHWAELVSGQFFQDHQKRFQRSKSADQMLLNNLKSVRQQLKKLRLDYNTIHDLLARLIFIQFLFDRKDSQGHPALTPEFLDHLHEIGELSARYRGLPELLSNHRDTYRFFRWLNDRFNGDLFPGKGATEAEREAEWRTEEQKVTQRHLDLLAEFVSGELEMETGQRCLWKQYSFDAIPLEFISSIYEEFVRENTTDKGVHYTPGHIVDFILDGVLPWDSEVWDIKILDPACGSGIFLVKAFQRLIHRWKKANGGAEITSNILKSLLERNLFGIDINPQAVRVASFSLYLTMCDEIDPRHYWQEVRFPRLRDRQLICADFFREDREEFRTQLDADQYDLVVGNAPWGKNSMTPLAKSWAKDNQWETSYGDIGLLFLPKAAALTKPGGQIAMMQPALALIFNQVGTAKKFREKLFSQFKIEEIVNLSALRFGLFKDAISPTCIITMSVMSPDGEPLIYICPKPVLTNQDDYHLVIEPQDINIIYPQEAIENPLVWTALMWGGRRDLALVRRLSKLNSLGEMEKNEMVVSTQGIIRGNRKERDETLIGKRILIQFPDETFLFLKTEQLDINNDPYAERPRKSKSMAFESPQLMIKQSWQTKTKRFRAAIARLDQQTQKGIICTESYVSVHVDETNLSVLEAACVSYNSKFAVYYLLLSSGRFASYIPEVKPKDLLRVPIPKSRAGLLNNIETIEDVDLYIREAFSFKDSEWILIEDIFNYTLPDFKGDNYSPGRQTTRSSSNQDTQNKSESVLTEYCEYFMRVLKAGFGQDKNVYATIFQEHNTAYLPIRLVAIHLKGAGGEVVQIEPIDSPTLLEQLKRLDKLFLDKANQDDGGIFYQRVARIYDSVQLNGQTVPTIYLIKPDKIRYWTRSMALRDADEVAADIMMWRSELDKTSEVMEESSRG
- a CDS encoding MerR family transcriptional regulator, which encodes MSVIQGFTRRETLELTGTTSNRLQYLERSGLVIPTRIGKSRKPTVIYTWEQVLEIRAIKHLRKEISLQTVRKIINFLDESGFDDSLRDKKLIVIDDQVFWVQQDWQYFPKKMPSAIKVAGNNGKDVGQYILLVIPNLSEIVNEIWQAAATSPIVDFASFKERAKVNCTHVA